In one Oncorhynchus keta strain PuntledgeMale-10-30-2019 unplaced genomic scaffold, Oket_V2 Un_contig_25373_pilon_pilon, whole genome shotgun sequence genomic region, the following are encoded:
- the LOC127922342 gene encoding LOW QUALITY PROTEIN: serine/threonine/tyrosine-interacting protein A-like (The sequence of the model RefSeq protein was modified relative to this genomic sequence to represent the inferred CDS: inserted 1 base in 1 codon), which produces MDKDNNLQFPSLPASKDDLLDWAYPMRREMQEILPGLFLGPYSAAMKSKLSVLERQGITHMVCVRQDIEANFIKPNFPHKFRYLVLDIADNPVENIIRYFPMIKEFIDDCLASGGKVLVHGNAGISRSAALVIAYLMETFGIKYRDAFSHVQERRFCINPNVGFVHQLQEYEAIYSAKLTIKMMSPIQLGRSFSLHAGMPGSLKRSLEEDEDFGXMQVTAAQNG; this is translated from the exons ATGGACAAGGATAATAATCTTCAGTTCCCGTCCCTTCCTGCGTCAAAGGATGACCTATTG GACTGGGCGTATCCTATGAGAAGAGAGATGCAG GAAATTCTACCAGGCCTGTTTTTAGGTCCCTACTCAGCTGCTATGAAAAGCAAG CTTTCTGTCCTTGAAAGACAGGGGATAACGCACATGGTGTGTGTCCGCCAAGATATCGAGGCCAATTTTATAAAGCCCAACTTCCCACATAAATTTAG ATACCTCGTTTTAGATATTGCTGACAATCCTGTGGAAAACATAATTAGATATTTCCCTATG ATTAAAGAATTTATTGATGACTGTTTAGCCAGTGGAG GAAAGGTACTAGTTCATGGAAATGCAGGGATATCAAGAAG CGCTGCCTTAGTTATTGCATACCTTATGGAGACATTTGGCATAAAGTACAG GGATGCTTTCAGCCACGTTCAGGAGAGGAGATTCTGCATCAACCCTAACGTGGGCTTTGTGCATCAATTACAG GAATATGAAGCGATCTACTCAGCTAAACTAACCATCAAGATGATGTCACCAATACAGCTGGGCAGATCGTTCTCCCTGCATGCtggaatgccag GCAGCCTGAAACGAAGCCTGGAAGAAGACGAGGACTTCG GAATGCAGGTCACTGCTGCACAGAACGGATAG